One Spea bombifrons isolate aSpeBom1 chromosome 1, aSpeBom1.2.pri, whole genome shotgun sequence DNA window includes the following coding sequences:
- the GOLGA3 gene encoding golgin subfamily A member 3 isoform X1 — protein sequence MDPPATFQACLDSVPGIYNSQADIADSKSESNTPLAEGKINETSINSHKPAKEDGNMKSSSLGAERQNGPEACYPEETSLDFLSGPCVSAVPPGVAGFHDKLLESSTEGLVLRKEALQSLKLSLHMQETDLCTRETSLPLEREEQIRLQARRRLEEQLKQYRVKHHQERSSQPSPKSRPFSTLDPELMFNPDNLPRASTVAMTKEYSFLRTSVPRGPKLGSLGLPSSSKEKKSSRSSKSSSKIRSLADYRKDVSEPSGNSVGYSDSSPGSLKENRGSLTSVVSEITVDKGERWENLSYDNSLELDGSDVGTKHDGNESDSSTYSSVSASTGAVSERAFKKEEDYTVNGQTIAAEDVGQYPSLSEVLKAASAEHHAQEPEVNGEPRSRRDSISSSISMESSIAGTHDELLQVLKEKMRLEGQLESLTAEASQALKERAELQAQLAAVNIKLQAEVEVSQASQQKQDSLNSEVIRLKKSCLDLERAMADLQSSLEAKNGSLTSLGNDLQVAEEQYQRLMGKVEELQRTIIQKDNTVHDLRQQTASLQYQLQQVQLDRSALTNKLKASRTEISALQQTRDWYQQQLSLAQEARVRLQSEMANIQAGQMTQTGFLEHLKIENVTLSHQLTETQHRSIKEKERIAAQLQNIEADMLDQEAAFHQIQEAKSMVEEDLQRKLEEFEEEKEQLQKLADSASALERDLEQAQLNLHQKDLQLEALQHEHLDILKQLTLAQETLNTKDQSLSDLQMRYDELEGRLEELRNDSLAKDDTIQYLQNQKIVLEVALQAAKMEQEEIDQGAKNLEEGTEAAAQLLDKLRQELAVRSGQVESLQQENASMKKQTQKVKEQFLQQKVMVEAYRRDASSKDQLISELKNTKKKLDSEVKELRKELLKIQGEKSAGEVEQARIKKEMIQIQQQIEELESHLQAAQNDRDEMEHRLQSLHFDREQLTALTKENATLREQVEQMQNEAKKAITEQKQRMKRLGSDLTSAQKEMKVKHKAYENAVGILSRRLQEALTAKETAEAELNKLKAQVTEGGDTQAFQEKINSLQTELEAISNSKALLERELQEVISLTSQELEEYREKVLELEDELQESRGYKRKIKRLEELNKKVTLELEHERGKLTGLGQSNAALREHNNILEAALAKREADLVQLNLQVQAVLKRKEEEDRQMKDLVQTLQDALERERLKVSSLVEQVAAAKAEAGHNRRRYRAAAMELSEVKKELQAKEQLVLALQAEAEKLQSQDEKQSEELAQFQQELAEARSQLVLMQKELDEQLNKKPEFSQEVEDLKWEVEQKDREIQSLKQQLDLNEQRSNRELENVQTLLQNLKSELEVVKDDLTMTQKDKFVLQAKLTELKNSMKTLLQQNQQLKLDLRQSRVKKRKDLKGNVTSSNPVTPVKVPDCPVPASLLEELLKPSSATSKEPLKNLNSCLRQLKEEMDSLQRQMEQHTITVHESMESWNQIEGGLQDFTVPGAQILTDPSFPLNDENSDEPDPRRAQQ from the exons AAACAAGTATTAATTCACATAAACCAGCGAAGGAAGATGGCAATATGAAGAGTAGCAGCTTGGGAGCTGAACGCCAGAATGGGCCGGAGGCTTGTTACCCCGAAGAGACATCACTGGATTTCCTCAGCGGCCCCTGTGTCTCTGCAGTCCCTCCAGGTGTGGCTGGTTTCCATGACAAGCTTTTGGAGTCTAGCACTGAGGGCCTAGTTCTTAGAAAAGAAGCTTTGCAGTCGCTGAAGCTAAGCCTTCACATGCAGGAAACTGACCTGT GCACCAGAGAAACTTCCCTCCCGTTAGAGAGAGAGGAGCAGATCCGCCTCCAAGCAAGGCGCCGGCTTGAGGAGCAATTAAAGCAATACCGAGTGAAGCACCATCAGGAAAGA tCCAGTCAACCCAGTCCTAAAAGCCGTCCTTTCAGCACTTTGGATCCTGAACTGATGTTCAACCCAGATAATCTTCCCAGGGCCAGTACAGTTGCAATGACTAAAGAATATTCATTTTTGCGCACCAGTGTCCCACGTGGTCCAAAGTTGGGCAGTCTTGGCCTCCCTTCATCTTCCAAAGAAAAGAAGTCCTCCAGGTCCTCAAAGTCTTCCAGTAAAATACGTTCACTGGCAGACTACAGGAAAGATGTGTCTGAACCTAGTGGTAATAGTGTGGGATATTCCGATTCATCCCCAGGGTCCTTGAAAGAAAACAGGGGAAGCCTAACATCAGTGGTGTCTGAAATTACTGTTGATAAGGGAGAGCGTTGGGAGAACTTGAGCTATGACAACAGCTTAGAATTGGATGGAAGTGATGTGGGGACAAAGCATGATGGGAATGAGAGTGACAGCTCCACCTATAGTAGTGTGTCTGCCAGTACAGGAGCTGTATCTGAGAGAGCTTTCAAGAAAGAAGAGGACTACACTGTAAATGGCCAGACTATTGCAGCAGAAGATGTAGGACAGTATCCATCCCTCAGTGAAGTATTAAAAGCTGCTAGTGCTGAACATCACGCTCAGGAGCCAGAGGTCAATGGGGAGCCCAGGAGCCGAAGAGACAGCATTTCAAGCAG tatctcTATGGAAAGCTCCATTGCTGGGACTCATGATGAACTTCTGCAAGTTCTCAAGGAGAAGATGAGACTTGAGGGGCAGCTGGAGAGTTTGACTGCAGAAGCTAGTCAA GCTCTGAAAGAAAGGGCTGAGCTGCAGGCCCAGTTGGCAGCAGTAAACATTAAACTCCAAGCTGAAGTGGAGGTCAGCCAGGCCAGTCAGCAGAAGCAAGACTCTTTGAACTCCGAAGTGATCAGACTAAAGAAATCCTGTCTAGACCTAGAAAGGGCCATGGCAGATCTACAGAGTAGCTTGGAGGCAAAGAATGGCAGCTTGACTTCTTTGGGCAATGACTTGCAAGTGGCAGAGGAGCAGTATCAGCGGCTAATGGGGAAAGTGGAAGAATTGCAGAGGACAATCATCCAGAAAGATAACACTG TCCATGATTTGCGCCAGCAGACTGCGTCACTGCAGTATCAACTGCAGCAGGTGCAACTGGACCGCTCCGCACTGACCAACAAACTCAAGGCATCGAGGACAGAAATCTCCGCTCTGCAGCAGACTCGGGATTGGTATCAACAGCAACTTAGCCTGGCCCAAGAAGCCAGAGTGCGACTTCAAAGTGAAATGGCGAACATACAG gcTGGACAAATGACCCAGACTGGATTTTTGGAGCACCTTAAAATAGAGAATGTGACCCTCTcgcaccagctgacagagactCAGCACAGGTCCATAAAGGAAAAAGAGCGCATAGCTGCACAACTCCAGAACATTGAA GCTGACATGTTGGACCAGGAAGCTGCATTTCATCAGATACAAGAAGCAAAAAGCATGGTGGAGGAGGATCTCCAGAGGAAACTAGAGGAGTTTGAGGAGGAGAAAGAGCAATTGCAGAAGCTAGCAGATTCAGCTAGTGCTTTAGAACGTGATCTTGAGCAG GCACAGCTAAATTTGCATCAAAAGGACCTGCAGCTTGAAGCTCTTCAGCATGAACACCTGGATATACTAAAGCAGCTTACACTCGCCCAAGAGACTCTTAACACCAAAGACCAGTCATTGAGTGACCTGCAAATGCGATATGATGAGCTGGAGGGCAGATTGGAGGAGCTTCGGAATGATAGTTTGGCAAAAGATGACACCATCCAGTACCTCCAGAACCAAAAGATTGTCCTAGAAGTGGCCTTGCAGGCAGCGAAGATGGAGCAGGAAGAAATAGATCAAGGAGCTAAAAACTTGGAAGAAGGAacagaagctgcagcacaaCTCTTGGACAAACTGCGACAGGAGCTTGCCGTCAGGTCAGGCCAG GTGGAAAGTCTGCAACAGGAAAATGCCAGTATGAAGAAACAAACCCAAAAAGTGAAGGAGCAATTTCTGCAGCAGAAA GTAATGGTTGAAGCATATCGTAGAGATGCCAGCTCCAAGGACCAACTAATTAGCGAACTGAAGAATACCAAAAAGAAGTTGGATTCCGAGGTGAAAGAACTGAGAAAGGAGCTTCTGAAGATACAAGGTGAAAAGTCAGCAGGGGAGGTAGAACAGGCGCGGATAAAGAAAGAGATGATTCAAATCCAACAACAGATAGAAGAGCTTGAATCCCATCTCCAAGCTGCACAGAATGACAGGGATGAAATGGAACACCGTTTACAG TCCCTGCACTTTGACAGAGAACAGTTAACGGCTCtaacaaaagaaaatgctaCATTGCGAGAGCAAGTGGAGCAGATGCAAAATGAGGCTAAAAA GGCGATTACAGAGCAGAAACAGCGGATGAAGAGGCTGGGCTCCGATCTGACCAGTGCGCAAAAGGAGATGAAGGTTAAACACAAGGCGTACGAGAATGCTGTGGGGATCCTGAGCCGCCGACTACAGGAAGCACTGACTGCAAAAGAAACTGCAGAGGCCGAGCTAAACAAACTTAAAGCTCAGGTCACAGAGGGAGGAGATACGCAAGCCTTTCAG GAAAAGATCAACAGCCTACAGACTGAGCTAGAGGCCATTAGCAACAGTAAGGCCTTGCTGGAACGGGAGCTCCAGGAGGTCATATCTTTAACCAGTCAGGAGCTGGAGGAGTACAGGGAGAAGGTCTTAGAGCTGGAGGATGAG CTCCAGGAATCACGTGGCTATAAGCGGAAGATTAAACGCCTGGAAGAGCTAAATAAGAAAGTGACGTTGGAACTCGAACATGAACGTGGGAAGCTGACTGGCCTTGGCCAGTCTAATGCCGCCTTGCGTGAGCACAATAACATCCTAGAGGCTGCTCTGGCAAAGCGAGAGGCAGATCTGGTGCAATTGAACCTACAG GTACAAGCTGTTCTTAAAcgcaaagaagaagaagaccgCCAAATGAAAGACTTGGTACAGACATTGCAGGATGctttggagagagaaagatTGAAAGTTAGCAGTTTAGTGGAGCAG GTAGCAGCAGCCAAGGCCGAAGCAGGTCACAATCGGCGGCGCTACAGGGCAGCCGCTATGGAGCTGAGTGAAGTGAAGAAGGAGCTACAGGCCAAGGAGCAGCTGGTTCTAGCTCTGCAAGCTGAAgctgaaaaactgca GTCACAGGATGAGAAACAGTCTGAGGAGCTGGCACAGTTCCAGCAAGAGTTGGCTGAAGCTCGCTCACAGCTTGTGCTCATGCAGAAGGAACTGGATGAACAGTTGAATAAGAAACCAGAATTCAGCCAGGAG GTGGAAGACCTTAAGTGGGAGGTGGAGCAGAAGGATCGTGAGATTCAGTCTTTGAAGCAGCAATTAGATTTGAATGAGCAGCGCAGCAACAGAGAACTGGAGAATGTCCAGACATTATTACAG AACTTGAAATCCGAACTAGAGGTTGTGAAAGATGATCTTACAATGACCCAGAAGGACAAGTTTGTCCTTCAGGCAAAACTAACAGAACTGAAGAACAGCATGAAGACTCTGCTTCAGCAAAACCAACAATTAAAACTGGACCTCAGACAAAGCCGCGTTAAAAAG AGGAAGGATCTGAAAGGAAATGTCACATCTTCCAACCCTGTGACTCCAGTGAAGGTTCCAGACTGCCCTGTACCGGCATCACTGTTAGAGGAGCTGCTGAAACCTTCATCCGCAACCAGCAAAGAGCCTCTAAAAAACCTCAACAGCTGTCTACGCCAACTCAA agAGGAAATGGACAGCCTTCAGCGACAGATGGAACAGCACACAATTACGGTACATGAATCTATGGAATCCTGGAATCAAATTGAAGGGGGGCTACAGGATTTCACAGTGCCCGGTGCCCAAATATTGACCGATCCAAGCTTCCCCCTGAATGACGAGAACTCTGATGAGCCTGACCCCAGGAGAGCACAGCAGTaa
- the GOLGA3 gene encoding golgin subfamily A member 3 isoform X2, translating to MDPPATFQACLDSVPGIYNSQADIADSKSESNTPLAEGKINETSINSHKPAKEDGNMKSSSLGAERQNGPEACYPEETSLDFLSGPCVSAVPPGTRETSLPLEREEQIRLQARRRLEEQLKQYRVKHHQERSSQPSPKSRPFSTLDPELMFNPDNLPRASTVAMTKEYSFLRTSVPRGPKLGSLGLPSSSKEKKSSRSSKSSSKIRSLADYRKDVSEPSGNSVGYSDSSPGSLKENRGSLTSVVSEITVDKGERWENLSYDNSLELDGSDVGTKHDGNESDSSTYSSVSASTGAVSERAFKKEEDYTVNGQTIAAEDVGQYPSLSEVLKAASAEHHAQEPEVNGEPRSRRDSISSSISMESSIAGTHDELLQVLKEKMRLEGQLESLTAEASQALKERAELQAQLAAVNIKLQAEVEVSQASQQKQDSLNSEVIRLKKSCLDLERAMADLQSSLEAKNGSLTSLGNDLQVAEEQYQRLMGKVEELQRTIIQKDNTVHDLRQQTASLQYQLQQVQLDRSALTNKLKASRTEISALQQTRDWYQQQLSLAQEARVRLQSEMANIQAGQMTQTGFLEHLKIENVTLSHQLTETQHRSIKEKERIAAQLQNIEADMLDQEAAFHQIQEAKSMVEEDLQRKLEEFEEEKEQLQKLADSASALERDLEQAQLNLHQKDLQLEALQHEHLDILKQLTLAQETLNTKDQSLSDLQMRYDELEGRLEELRNDSLAKDDTIQYLQNQKIVLEVALQAAKMEQEEIDQGAKNLEEGTEAAAQLLDKLRQELAVRSGQVESLQQENASMKKQTQKVKEQFLQQKVMVEAYRRDASSKDQLISELKNTKKKLDSEVKELRKELLKIQGEKSAGEVEQARIKKEMIQIQQQIEELESHLQAAQNDRDEMEHRLQSLHFDREQLTALTKENATLREQVEQMQNEAKKAITEQKQRMKRLGSDLTSAQKEMKVKHKAYENAVGILSRRLQEALTAKETAEAELNKLKAQVTEGGDTQAFQEKINSLQTELEAISNSKALLERELQEVISLTSQELEEYREKVLELEDELQESRGYKRKIKRLEELNKKVTLELEHERGKLTGLGQSNAALREHNNILEAALAKREADLVQLNLQVQAVLKRKEEEDRQMKDLVQTLQDALERERLKVSSLVEQVAAAKAEAGHNRRRYRAAAMELSEVKKELQAKEQLVLALQAEAEKLQSQDEKQSEELAQFQQELAEARSQLVLMQKELDEQLNKKPEFSQEVEDLKWEVEQKDREIQSLKQQLDLNEQRSNRELENVQTLLQNLKSELEVVKDDLTMTQKDKFVLQAKLTELKNSMKTLLQQNQQLKLDLRQSRVKKRKDLKGNVTSSNPVTPVKVPDCPVPASLLEELLKPSSATSKEPLKNLNSCLRQLKEEMDSLQRQMEQHTITVHESMESWNQIEGGLQDFTVPGAQILTDPSFPLNDENSDEPDPRRAQQ from the exons AAACAAGTATTAATTCACATAAACCAGCGAAGGAAGATGGCAATATGAAGAGTAGCAGCTTGGGAGCTGAACGCCAGAATGGGCCGGAGGCTTGTTACCCCGAAGAGACATCACTGGATTTCCTCAGCGGCCCCTGTGTCTCTGCAGTCCCTCCAG GCACCAGAGAAACTTCCCTCCCGTTAGAGAGAGAGGAGCAGATCCGCCTCCAAGCAAGGCGCCGGCTTGAGGAGCAATTAAAGCAATACCGAGTGAAGCACCATCAGGAAAGA tCCAGTCAACCCAGTCCTAAAAGCCGTCCTTTCAGCACTTTGGATCCTGAACTGATGTTCAACCCAGATAATCTTCCCAGGGCCAGTACAGTTGCAATGACTAAAGAATATTCATTTTTGCGCACCAGTGTCCCACGTGGTCCAAAGTTGGGCAGTCTTGGCCTCCCTTCATCTTCCAAAGAAAAGAAGTCCTCCAGGTCCTCAAAGTCTTCCAGTAAAATACGTTCACTGGCAGACTACAGGAAAGATGTGTCTGAACCTAGTGGTAATAGTGTGGGATATTCCGATTCATCCCCAGGGTCCTTGAAAGAAAACAGGGGAAGCCTAACATCAGTGGTGTCTGAAATTACTGTTGATAAGGGAGAGCGTTGGGAGAACTTGAGCTATGACAACAGCTTAGAATTGGATGGAAGTGATGTGGGGACAAAGCATGATGGGAATGAGAGTGACAGCTCCACCTATAGTAGTGTGTCTGCCAGTACAGGAGCTGTATCTGAGAGAGCTTTCAAGAAAGAAGAGGACTACACTGTAAATGGCCAGACTATTGCAGCAGAAGATGTAGGACAGTATCCATCCCTCAGTGAAGTATTAAAAGCTGCTAGTGCTGAACATCACGCTCAGGAGCCAGAGGTCAATGGGGAGCCCAGGAGCCGAAGAGACAGCATTTCAAGCAG tatctcTATGGAAAGCTCCATTGCTGGGACTCATGATGAACTTCTGCAAGTTCTCAAGGAGAAGATGAGACTTGAGGGGCAGCTGGAGAGTTTGACTGCAGAAGCTAGTCAA GCTCTGAAAGAAAGGGCTGAGCTGCAGGCCCAGTTGGCAGCAGTAAACATTAAACTCCAAGCTGAAGTGGAGGTCAGCCAGGCCAGTCAGCAGAAGCAAGACTCTTTGAACTCCGAAGTGATCAGACTAAAGAAATCCTGTCTAGACCTAGAAAGGGCCATGGCAGATCTACAGAGTAGCTTGGAGGCAAAGAATGGCAGCTTGACTTCTTTGGGCAATGACTTGCAAGTGGCAGAGGAGCAGTATCAGCGGCTAATGGGGAAAGTGGAAGAATTGCAGAGGACAATCATCCAGAAAGATAACACTG TCCATGATTTGCGCCAGCAGACTGCGTCACTGCAGTATCAACTGCAGCAGGTGCAACTGGACCGCTCCGCACTGACCAACAAACTCAAGGCATCGAGGACAGAAATCTCCGCTCTGCAGCAGACTCGGGATTGGTATCAACAGCAACTTAGCCTGGCCCAAGAAGCCAGAGTGCGACTTCAAAGTGAAATGGCGAACATACAG gcTGGACAAATGACCCAGACTGGATTTTTGGAGCACCTTAAAATAGAGAATGTGACCCTCTcgcaccagctgacagagactCAGCACAGGTCCATAAAGGAAAAAGAGCGCATAGCTGCACAACTCCAGAACATTGAA GCTGACATGTTGGACCAGGAAGCTGCATTTCATCAGATACAAGAAGCAAAAAGCATGGTGGAGGAGGATCTCCAGAGGAAACTAGAGGAGTTTGAGGAGGAGAAAGAGCAATTGCAGAAGCTAGCAGATTCAGCTAGTGCTTTAGAACGTGATCTTGAGCAG GCACAGCTAAATTTGCATCAAAAGGACCTGCAGCTTGAAGCTCTTCAGCATGAACACCTGGATATACTAAAGCAGCTTACACTCGCCCAAGAGACTCTTAACACCAAAGACCAGTCATTGAGTGACCTGCAAATGCGATATGATGAGCTGGAGGGCAGATTGGAGGAGCTTCGGAATGATAGTTTGGCAAAAGATGACACCATCCAGTACCTCCAGAACCAAAAGATTGTCCTAGAAGTGGCCTTGCAGGCAGCGAAGATGGAGCAGGAAGAAATAGATCAAGGAGCTAAAAACTTGGAAGAAGGAacagaagctgcagcacaaCTCTTGGACAAACTGCGACAGGAGCTTGCCGTCAGGTCAGGCCAG GTGGAAAGTCTGCAACAGGAAAATGCCAGTATGAAGAAACAAACCCAAAAAGTGAAGGAGCAATTTCTGCAGCAGAAA GTAATGGTTGAAGCATATCGTAGAGATGCCAGCTCCAAGGACCAACTAATTAGCGAACTGAAGAATACCAAAAAGAAGTTGGATTCCGAGGTGAAAGAACTGAGAAAGGAGCTTCTGAAGATACAAGGTGAAAAGTCAGCAGGGGAGGTAGAACAGGCGCGGATAAAGAAAGAGATGATTCAAATCCAACAACAGATAGAAGAGCTTGAATCCCATCTCCAAGCTGCACAGAATGACAGGGATGAAATGGAACACCGTTTACAG TCCCTGCACTTTGACAGAGAACAGTTAACGGCTCtaacaaaagaaaatgctaCATTGCGAGAGCAAGTGGAGCAGATGCAAAATGAGGCTAAAAA GGCGATTACAGAGCAGAAACAGCGGATGAAGAGGCTGGGCTCCGATCTGACCAGTGCGCAAAAGGAGATGAAGGTTAAACACAAGGCGTACGAGAATGCTGTGGGGATCCTGAGCCGCCGACTACAGGAAGCACTGACTGCAAAAGAAACTGCAGAGGCCGAGCTAAACAAACTTAAAGCTCAGGTCACAGAGGGAGGAGATACGCAAGCCTTTCAG GAAAAGATCAACAGCCTACAGACTGAGCTAGAGGCCATTAGCAACAGTAAGGCCTTGCTGGAACGGGAGCTCCAGGAGGTCATATCTTTAACCAGTCAGGAGCTGGAGGAGTACAGGGAGAAGGTCTTAGAGCTGGAGGATGAG CTCCAGGAATCACGTGGCTATAAGCGGAAGATTAAACGCCTGGAAGAGCTAAATAAGAAAGTGACGTTGGAACTCGAACATGAACGTGGGAAGCTGACTGGCCTTGGCCAGTCTAATGCCGCCTTGCGTGAGCACAATAACATCCTAGAGGCTGCTCTGGCAAAGCGAGAGGCAGATCTGGTGCAATTGAACCTACAG GTACAAGCTGTTCTTAAAcgcaaagaagaagaagaccgCCAAATGAAAGACTTGGTACAGACATTGCAGGATGctttggagagagaaagatTGAAAGTTAGCAGTTTAGTGGAGCAG GTAGCAGCAGCCAAGGCCGAAGCAGGTCACAATCGGCGGCGCTACAGGGCAGCCGCTATGGAGCTGAGTGAAGTGAAGAAGGAGCTACAGGCCAAGGAGCAGCTGGTTCTAGCTCTGCAAGCTGAAgctgaaaaactgca GTCACAGGATGAGAAACAGTCTGAGGAGCTGGCACAGTTCCAGCAAGAGTTGGCTGAAGCTCGCTCACAGCTTGTGCTCATGCAGAAGGAACTGGATGAACAGTTGAATAAGAAACCAGAATTCAGCCAGGAG GTGGAAGACCTTAAGTGGGAGGTGGAGCAGAAGGATCGTGAGATTCAGTCTTTGAAGCAGCAATTAGATTTGAATGAGCAGCGCAGCAACAGAGAACTGGAGAATGTCCAGACATTATTACAG AACTTGAAATCCGAACTAGAGGTTGTGAAAGATGATCTTACAATGACCCAGAAGGACAAGTTTGTCCTTCAGGCAAAACTAACAGAACTGAAGAACAGCATGAAGACTCTGCTTCAGCAAAACCAACAATTAAAACTGGACCTCAGACAAAGCCGCGTTAAAAAG AGGAAGGATCTGAAAGGAAATGTCACATCTTCCAACCCTGTGACTCCAGTGAAGGTTCCAGACTGCCCTGTACCGGCATCACTGTTAGAGGAGCTGCTGAAACCTTCATCCGCAACCAGCAAAGAGCCTCTAAAAAACCTCAACAGCTGTCTACGCCAACTCAA agAGGAAATGGACAGCCTTCAGCGACAGATGGAACAGCACACAATTACGGTACATGAATCTATGGAATCCTGGAATCAAATTGAAGGGGGGCTACAGGATTTCACAGTGCCCGGTGCCCAAATATTGACCGATCCAAGCTTCCCCCTGAATGACGAGAACTCTGATGAGCCTGACCCCAGGAGAGCACAGCAGTaa